The window CGTCCGATAATCAGCAGCAGCAACGCCAGCGGCGTGATCCACAGCGCGCCGACGATCTGCAGGATGTAGCGGCCCAGCCAGTAGAAGAACATCGCGCCGGCGGAGGACATCTGTGCGCCGACCGGCCCCTCGTACTCCTGGAAGCGTTCCAGACGTTGATCGCCCCAGCTCAGAAACGACTCGCTGAAATAGTAGGGTCCGGCCAGGGCCAGGCCGATCAACAAGAAGATGCCGAACTGCGCCGCGATCCGGCCGCGGTCGGTGCGCGTGCGCCGCAGCCGCGCAATCAGCACGAACAGCACGGCTGGCGCCACGTAGATCGGCACGGTGTAGTACAGCAGCGCGCCCAGGGCGCAGACCGCGCCGAAGATCAAGGTGTCGCGCATCCGCAGGAACACGTCGAGGCGCGCCAGCAGACCCAATGCCAGCACGGCCGTGGCAGCTGAAGGGTAGGCCATGTTGAACACCTGCAAATGCGAGAGCAGCACGTGATTGCCCGCGAGCATCAGCGTGCCCAGCACCGCAAGCCAGGCGGAGAGCCGCTGTCGCAGCAGCAGGAAGAATCCACAGTGCATTGCCAGCGAGAACAGCAGCATCGCGCACAGGCACGAGAGCCGGTCGTCGTCGATCGGCGAGATGCGTCGCGCCAGAACGGCCGCGAGATAGAGCAGCGGCGGGAACTTGCGCTCGTTGTTGATCAGGATCGGCGCGATGTCGCTGGGGCCGGCCGCCTGCTCGAGCTGATATTCGATGGCCAGCACGTTGAGCAGGTGCCAACGTTCGGCCTTGGCCCCGGGGTAGTCGGCCCACCAGGCACCGAGCAGCGCCAGGCCGAAGGCGGCCACGGAGATCGCGACCACGGCCAGCCAGGGCAGGGCCGCGTTGCGTTGATCGCGGCTCATCGGGCCGCCTGAAGCGCGCTAGCCGACATCAACGCAGGTGTACCAGCTTGCAACATCTGCGGCAAATCGGCAGGAAATCGCCGTCCAGCAGCAGGCGGCGCAGGTTGACCATCGGCTCGGAGTTGAACAACTGCCGCGGGTCGTGTTCCAGCAGGTTGCCCAGGGGCAGCCTGATGTGCTCGCAGAAAATCAGCTCGCCCGCCGGGTCCACGCGTAGCGCCGGCTCGATCAGGTACGAGCAAACCACCTTGGCTGCGGGCGGCTCCTGGGCCTCGTGCAGGCGTTGTACGCGGGACGCGCCATAGCGCGGCTCGAGCAGCGTGACCATTCCCGAACGCCGCGCGGCGTGGCCTATTCGCTCCAGGGCGCTCTCGAGTTCGGCCAGGGAATAGGGCGCACGGTCCAGAGTCCGCACGTGCAGCATCCCGCGCTCGAACGCGCCGAAGCGGCCGGCCAATGTTGCCAGCGACTGCTCGACCTGTTCGGGCGTGGACCACATCTCGAGCATCAGCAGCAGGGTGCGGATGCCCATGCCGGGCAGCTTGGCGCAGGCCCGCGCGATGCTCTCGACGCTCTGCGGCCGCACCAGGGCCTGGGCCATGATCGGCGTGCGGCGGGCAATGCCGCGTGTGTGCGGCGCCAGGGCGTCCAGCCGTTGGCGTTGGGTAACGGACAGCGACAGCCGCTGCAAATTGGCAAGCCCGCTGAGCAGCTTTGCGGTCGGATCGTCGAGTCGGTTGCCGTTGCTGGTGATCGTCAGCGAGTTTGAGTGCTGCGCGGCCAGCTTTATCAACCGCAACGCGTCGTCGCGCACCAGCAGCTCGCCGCCGATCAGCTTGAGCCGTTGCGGTGCGAGTCTTTGCAGCAGCTCGTCGATTTGTTCGAGGCTCAGTTCGTCGCCACTGCGGTGCATGCCGCGCTGAAAGCAGAAATCGCAATCCAGATCGCAGCGCAGGGTCGGTTCGAATATCACGTAGCCCGGCAGGGGGTAGCGCAGATCGTCGGGGATCGCGCGAAAGGCTCGCAGCGCGGCGATTTGCGACAACGGGCGCAAGGCGGCCAGGGCCGCGCGCAGCGTTGCCCTCGGGGCCAGGCGCAGCGCGCTGTTCAACAGGTCCAAAGGCAATGCTCAGCCCAATACGTCGCGCAGCCAGACGTGGAGATCGCCCATTGCGCGGTAGATGCGTTCGGCCTCGTCCAGGCAGCGCCGGGTGTAAAGCAGCGAGATCGGCCGCTCCTGCATCACGTACAGCCCCTTGTGCCGCAGCAACTCGGCCCGCGGGTGATCCGCAGCATAGCCCGGGGGCACGCGTTTGAGCTGCTCGCCCTGCAGCGGCAGGAACGGCCGGAACTTGTGTGCGGTCACGATCTTGTCCAGACGTCGGCCGAGATCGTCGTCAGCCAGCGCCCCACGGAAGTCCTTCAGTCCCTGGGGACTGAAGCGGTAGACTCCGCCGCCCAGCAGCACGTCGTGGGCGTCGAACTGAAAGTAGAAGTCCGGAACGTAGAACTTCTCCCCCGAGCCCTCCCAGAGAATCGCCGCCATGTGGGTCTTGTAGGGGCTCTTGTCAGCGCCGAAGCGTGTGTCGCGGTAGATGCGGTAGATCGAGCGGTTGACGCGCGGTTCGAACACCAGGTCCGGCGCCAGGTCGCGCGAGAGTTTGAGTCCCAGCTCGTAGACGAATGCCTGCATCGGCTCGAGCAGCGCGCGCTGGTAGATCGGCTTGCGCTTATCGAACCAGCGCTTGTTGTTGTTGCGCTCCAGCCCGGCGAGGAATTCGATTCCCTCCTTGCCAAAGCCGGTGAAGATCAGCTCCTCCACGATCGGTCCCCGGTTGCATTGCGTGTTCCTCTTATTATAGCCCGCATTCACTTGATGGCTTGCACTGCGGGGTTTTGTCTGGTGGTCGGTGAAGGTTGAACGTGTAATAATCGGGATCGACATTGTATTGGTTTCAGGAGGGATGATGAGGGCTGCTGTATCGGCCGTAACGGCCTTGTTGATGCTGCTGGCGCTGCTGGCATCGGTTGCCGTGGCGCAGGAGGAACCGACCGTCGCCTACGTGGATGTCGGGATCGGCACGCTGCGTATCGGCGGACTGCTGCAAGGCGGACTGGATTACCACATCGGCGACGAGAGCCTGGGGCAGGGGGCTCTCAGCGGGCAGGCCGCGGCAGTCGACCGCTACGACCTGTACGAGTTCGTGCTGCGCCGCGCGCGGCTGAACTTCGGCGGCCAGATCGTCAGCAACCGCGTGGGCTACTTCGCGCAGCTGGAGTTCGCAAACGAGGCGCGGCTGCTCGACGCGGAGATGAAGTTCCACTACATCCCGGACACCACGATCCGCATCGGCCGCTTCCTGCCGAACTTCACGATCTTCATGTCGCGCAGCGCGTCCGACCTGTACCTGATCGAATATCCGCTGATGCTCTCCAATCCCTACGCCGGATATTACGGGGTACTCGCCGGAGCCGAGGCGCCGGGATGGGCCGCATCGTTTGCGCCGTGGAGGCAGACCGGCCTGGCGTTCGCCGTGCGCACCAAATACATCGACGCCGACGTCGGCGTGTTCAACGGAGCGGACAACGGCGACGATCTGGGCGACAATAACGCGGGTAAAGACTTCCAGCTCTCGATCGCGGGCAAGCCGCCGCTACGCGGGATGAAGATCCACGCCGGGCTGTGGTACGGCATGCCGCTGAACCGCGCGGCCAGCGACGCCGCGACCTCGGGCGGCGATTTCGAGGAGAAGGACGATACCGTGGCGATCTTCGGCGGCGGCGTGGAGTACGTGGCCGACTTCGGCCTGCGCGTGTTCGCCGAGTTCTATCAGCGCGACTGGCAGAACGGTGACGGCGACGCCGACCCGTCCAACGTCACCTCGAGCAGCGCCTACGGATTGGTGGGCTACAACCTCAACCCGTTTACCGGCGTGCCTGTCGAATTTCTCGCGCGCTACGACTGGTTCGACCCTGATACGCGCAACAGCGACGACGGCGGCAAGGACGACGAGCTGGCCGTGATCACCGGCGGGCTGAACTACTACATCGAGGGCAACCACGCGATGCTCAGCATCAACTACATCTATCGCTCGGAGACCTTCGAGGTGCTGCAGCTCGACGAGCAGGGCACCCAGGACGGCCTGGCCAACGACGAGGTCAAGGCCCAGATCCAAATCGCGTTCTGATCAGTTGCGGCTACTGGTAGTCGGCCACACGTACATCACCCGCGCCAACCACGGAGTGCTGCGCGCGATGGCAAAGCTCGACTGCGAGATCACCGTGGCGACGCCCGGACGTTGGCCCGATCCGCTGTTCACCCTCGAGCACGAGCCGGCGCAGCCGCCGTTGCGCTCCATCGCGTTGCCCACTGTTGGTTCCGGCCGCGAAGGCTGGTATCTGCTGCGCGGATTGGGCCGGGCGCTGTCCAAGCAAAGCTTTGACGCGGTGCGCGTGGACCACGGTCCCGGCGCGCTGGCCTGCTGGCAGACCCTGCGGCTGGCGCGTAGGCTTTGGCCGAGCGCGGCGTTCGCGTTCTTCACATGGTGGAACGTTCCCTGGAGCCTGCGTCCGCCCCAGAGCTGGGCTCAGCGTGCGGTGCTGCGTCGATCCGACGGCGCGATCTGCGGCAACGCCGAGGCGCAAAGGTTGTTGCAGGGGTGCGGATTCGCGAAGCCGACAACGGTACTGCCCCAGCTGGGCGTGGACAGCGCGCTGTTCAAGCCTGGTGACAAGGCCCAGGCGCGGGCGCGTAACGATCTGTCGCAGGGCGCGCCGCTGATCGGCTTCATCGGCAGGCTGGTGCGCGAGAAGGGCGTGTTCGACCTGCTCGAGGCGCTGGCGCGCATGCCCGGTGAAACCCGGCTGCTGCTTGTCGGTCGCGGCGACGAGTCCGGGATCGCGGCCCGCGCTCGCGAGTTGGGCGTGGGCCAGCGGCTGATCGTCAGGCCCAGCGTGCCCCATGAGCGGATCGCCGGGCTGTTGCCCGCCCTGGACGTGCTGGCCCTGCCATCGCAACCCGCGTCGGGTTGGCAGGAGCAGTTCGGCCACGTGCTGATCGAGGCGATGGCCTGCGGCGTGCCCGTGGTCGGTTCGCAAAGCGGCGAGATCCCCAACGTGATCGGCGAGGCTGGGTTGATCGTGCCGTACAGCGCGCCCACGGAGTTGGCCGCGGCGTTGCAGCGCGTACTGGACGAGCCGCTCCTGGCATCGCGGTTGGCCGCTTCGGGGCACGAGCGCGTTGAACAGCGCTTCTGCGACCGGGCCGTGGCGCGAGCCAACCTAGAATTTTTGGCGGGCCTGATCGCGGACCGGGGACGGGCGGCGTGAGGATCAGGGGCTGGATGCTGGTCCCCGTGGTTTTCGCGGTCTACCTGTTGACTGCCGCGCCGGGGCTCTATTGGCGCGACTGCCCGGAGTTCGTGCTGGTCGCCTTCGGCATGGACATCAGCCACCCCGCCGGATCGCCGGCCTACGCCATGCTCGGCAAACTGGCAACCATGCTGCCGCTGGGCTCAATCGCCTTTCGCGTCAACCTGCTCTCGTGTCTGGGCGCGGCGCTGGCCGCCTGGGCATTGTTCGAGGCCGCACGACGCTTGCTGCGGCGCATGCTTCCCCAGGACGCCCCGGCCTGGACCCTCGAGATTCCGGCGCTGCTGGCCGCCTCGATGTGCGTCTTCTCGCTCTCGCTGTGGACCTGGGGCGTGGTGGCCGAAGTCTACTCGCTGGAGGTGGCGCTGCTCGCCGCGGCAATCGCCCTGGCCCTGGGGCCGGGGCCGCGTAGCGCCAATCGTCCCGGCGGGCCGGAGACCACAATGCTGCTGCTGGGCTTGGCCAGCGGCGTGCACATCAACATGGCCCTGACCCTGCCGGTGTTCGCCTTGTACTTCCTGTTCGAGCGACCCGGGCCGCGACTGCGTACAGTGCTGCTCGCGGCGCTGGCCTTTGCCGTGGGCGCCTCGGTCTACCTCTACTTGCCGCTGCGTTCGCTGGCCGA is drawn from Candidatus Alcyoniella australis and contains these coding sequences:
- a CDS encoding glycosyltransferase produces the protein MRLLVVGHTYITRANHGVLRAMAKLDCEITVATPGRWPDPLFTLEHEPAQPPLRSIALPTVGSGREGWYLLRGLGRALSKQSFDAVRVDHGPGALACWQTLRLARRLWPSAAFAFFTWWNVPWSLRPPQSWAQRAVLRRSDGAICGNAEAQRLLQGCGFAKPTTVLPQLGVDSALFKPGDKAQARARNDLSQGAPLIGFIGRLVREKGVFDLLEALARMPGETRLLLVGRGDESGIAARARELGVGQRLIVRPSVPHERIAGLLPALDVLALPSQPASGWQEQFGHVLIEAMACGVPVVGSQSGEIPNVIGEAGLIVPYSAPTELAAALQRVLDEPLLASRLAASGHERVEQRFCDRAVARANLEFLAGLIADRGRAA
- a CDS encoding DUF2461 domain-containing protein, with amino-acid sequence MEELIFTGFGKEGIEFLAGLERNNNKRWFDKRKPIYQRALLEPMQAFVYELGLKLSRDLAPDLVFEPRVNRSIYRIYRDTRFGADKSPYKTHMAAILWEGSGEKFYVPDFYFQFDAHDVLLGGGVYRFSPQGLKDFRGALADDDLGRRLDKIVTAHKFRPFLPLQGEQLKRVPPGYAADHPRAELLRHKGLYVMQERPISLLYTRRCLDEAERIYRAMGDLHVWLRDVLG
- a CDS encoding radical SAM protein — translated: MDLLNSALRLAPRATLRAALAALRPLSQIAALRAFRAIPDDLRYPLPGYVIFEPTLRCDLDCDFCFQRGMHRSGDELSLEQIDELLQRLAPQRLKLIGGELLVRDDALRLIKLAAQHSNSLTITSNGNRLDDPTAKLLSGLANLQRLSLSVTQRQRLDALAPHTRGIARRTPIMAQALVRPQSVESIARACAKLPGMGIRTLLLMLEMWSTPEQVEQSLATLAGRFGAFERGMLHVRTLDRAPYSLAELESALERIGHAARRSGMVTLLEPRYGASRVQRLHEAQEPPAAKVVCSYLIEPALRVDPAGELIFCEHIRLPLGNLLEHDPRQLFNSEPMVNLRRLLLDGDFLPICRRCCKLVHLR
- a CDS encoding glycosyltransferase family 39 protein, whose product is MSRDQRNAALPWLAVVAISVAAFGLALLGAWWADYPGAKAERWHLLNVLAIEYQLEQAAGPSDIAPILINNERKFPPLLYLAAVLARRISPIDDDRLSCLCAMLLFSLAMHCGFFLLLRQRLSAWLAVLGTLMLAGNHVLLSHLQVFNMAYPSAATAVLALGLLARLDVFLRMRDTLIFGAVCALGALLYYTVPIYVAPAVLFVLIARLRRTRTDRGRIAAQFGIFLLIGLALAGPYYFSESFLSWGDQRLERFQEYEGPVGAQMSSAGAMFFYWLGRYILQIVGALWITPLALLLLIIGR